A region from the Etheostoma spectabile isolate EspeVRDwgs_2016 chromosome 9, UIUC_Espe_1.0, whole genome shotgun sequence genome encodes:
- the LOC116695630 gene encoding uncharacterized protein LOC116695630, which yields MNAGPLRELCRAANCRADYWIANHYHLKANLLQKMTRFTKLKKLINDDPKRNTLKLIKWLQKKKLLKTKVKCRICHHGMKLKKRANSGDQYAWTCRHVGTEKQISVRHKSIFSRSKISFSNWMQFMYRFCQGLRLRQIDMMDDSIAASSATLSKMAKKLREVCVTAVERMRRRTGQKIGGRREFVVIDESHFRHKRKYGRGRMVGGWKRKKWVFGMLGVKHHQGRTSRKPVLRLVERRSRGHLVPLIAHHVRRGSSIISDEWRAYRILPALGYNHHTVNHSRWYVDPHTGAHTQHIERAWRSYKEQIWRLRGNRTDSLLSDHLAIIEWNEWLAKKHHNGAFGRLIHDISRKYK from the exons AGACTATTGGATTGCAAACCACTACCATTTAAAAGCAAATCTTTTGCAAAAAATGACTAGGTTCACAAAGCTAAAAAAGCTTATTAATGATGACCCGAAAAGAAACACACTGAAGCTTATAAAGTGGCTTCAAAAGAAGAAACTCCTAAAAACTAAAGTGAAATGCAGAATATGTCATCATGGCATGAAACTGAAGAAAAGGGCAAACAGTGGAGATCAGTATGCTTG gACCTGTCGACATGTTGGAAcggaaaaacaaatctctgtcAGGCACAAGTCAATCTTCAGTCGTTCAAAGATCTCCTTCAGTAACTGGATGCAATTCATGTACAG ATTTTGTCAGGGTCTACGATTACGACAGATTGACATGATGGATGACAGCATTGCGGCCAGTTCAGCAACTCTCAGTAAAATGGCTAAAAAACTAAGGGAGGTCTGTGTCACGGCGGTTGAAAGGATGAGGAGGCGTACAGGCCAGAAGATTGGTGGAAGAAGAGAGTTTGTTGTGATTGATGAGAGCCATTTTCGGCACAAAAGAAAG TACGGGAGAGGACGAATGGTTGGTGGAtggaagagaaagaagtgggTTTTTGGGATGTTAGGTGTCAAGCATCATCAAGGACGAACATCAAGAAAGCCTGTTCTACGTCTTGTGGAGAGAAGATCTCGAGGACATCTAGTCCCCTTAATCGCCCATCATGTGAGGCGTGGATCATCAATAATCAGTGATGAGTGGCGTGCCTATCGCATACTCCCTGCACTAGGGTACAACCATCACACAGTCAACCACAGCAGGTGGTATGTAGATCCCCATACTGGTGCCCATACCCAACATATTGAGAGGGCCTGGAGATCCTACAAGGAGCAGATCTGGAGGCTTAGGGGAAATCGCACAGATAGTTTGCTTTCTGACCATCTTGCAATAATTGAGTGGAATGAATGGCTTGCAAAGAAACACCATAATGGTGCATTTGGCAGACTGATTCATGACATTTCCAGAAAGTACAAGTAG